In Sphingomonas sp. LR60, the following are encoded in one genomic region:
- a CDS encoding chloride channel protein, with protein sequence MPEQSSSRRPRLEWTPTRLRALLRSQRPRATRLRARLALLIGAVAIGLAATVFALAADACGELFVGLARQHRWVPIITTPLTFGALAWLTRRYVPLARGSGIPQVMAAQADPEAATRSLVSMPTVIGKAALTLAAVLAGASVGREGPTVQIAAAVMGLTHRILRVPLRAGVLIAGGAAGVAAAFNTPLAGLLFAIEELASAYEQKVTLLVVGAIVIAGMVAQSVQGDYLYFGLVGAHMPIGSALIVAGVAGLVGGLSGGAFARAMLAFARGAHPLAAWSKRYPIRFAVGCGVVVAVLGCGTGLTWGTGYSAARAMIGGVDAPLWFGPAKLLATLATAVAGLPGGIFAPSLAVGAGIGNLLRPLFADSPASAVVILGMVGYFAGVVRAPLTAVIILAETTGSRGLMLPMFATAFVADGASQFVCREKLYHGLARTFALPLNK encoded by the coding sequence ATGCCGGAGCAATCTTCATCGCGTCGCCCTCGTCTCGAATGGACGCCGACGCGACTGCGGGCCTTGCTCCGCTCGCAGCGCCCGCGCGCGACACGACTGCGTGCACGGCTGGCGCTTCTGATCGGCGCGGTGGCGATCGGGCTGGCGGCGACGGTGTTCGCGCTGGCGGCGGATGCGTGCGGCGAGTTGTTTGTCGGCCTCGCCCGACAGCATCGCTGGGTGCCGATAATTACGACTCCGCTGACCTTCGGCGCGCTGGCGTGGCTGACGCGGCGTTACGTGCCGTTGGCGCGCGGATCGGGCATTCCGCAGGTGATGGCGGCGCAAGCCGATCCCGAGGCCGCGACGCGCTCGCTGGTGTCGATGCCGACGGTGATCGGCAAGGCGGCGCTGACGCTGGCGGCGGTGCTGGCGGGAGCTTCGGTCGGGCGCGAGGGGCCGACGGTGCAGATCGCCGCGGCGGTGATGGGGCTGACGCATCGTATCCTGCGCGTGCCGTTACGCGCCGGGGTGCTGATCGCCGGTGGTGCGGCAGGCGTGGCGGCGGCGTTCAACACGCCGCTGGCGGGTCTGTTGTTCGCGATCGAGGAACTCGCCTCCGCCTATGAGCAGAAGGTGACGTTGCTGGTGGTCGGCGCGATCGTGATCGCGGGAATGGTCGCGCAATCGGTGCAGGGCGATTACCTGTATTTCGGGCTGGTCGGTGCGCACATGCCGATCGGTTCGGCGCTGATCGTCGCCGGGGTCGCCGGGCTGGTCGGCGGCCTGTCCGGCGGGGCGTTTGCACGCGCGATGCTGGCCTTCGCGCGGGGCGCGCATCCGCTGGCGGCGTGGAGCAAGCGTTATCCGATCCGGTTCGCAGTCGGATGCGGCGTGGTCGTCGCGGTGCTGGGCTGCGGAACGGGGTTGACATGGGGCACTGGCTATAGCGCGGCGCGCGCGATGATCGGCGGCGTCGACGCCCCCTTGTGGTTCGGCCCCGCCAAGCTGCTCGCGACGCTGGCGACGGCGGTCGCGGGTCTGCCTGGCGGGATCTTCGCACCATCGCTGGCGGTGGGGGCGGGGATCGGCAATCTGCTGCGCCCGCTGTTCGCGGACTCGCCCGCCTCGGCGGTCGTGATCCTCGGCATGGTCGGCTATTTCGCGGGAGTTGTGCGCGCGCCGTTGACGGCGGTGATCATCCTGGCCGAAACTACGGGCAGCCGTGGGCTGATGCTGCCGATGTTCGCCACCGCCTTCGTCGCCGATGGTGCCAGCCAGTTCGTATGCCGTGAGAAATTGTATCACGGTCTCGCGCGGACCTTCGCGCTGCCCCTGAACAAATAG
- a CDS encoding DUF389 domain-containing protein, producing the protein MTDERTTTIAPPLVVRRQKLRRWWSMWVTGGVDHDAVLRQIAGDSGWSGRYAFLIVISAAISLLGLLMPSVAVLIGAMLLSPLMMPIIGLGFGIATFDTVAMRRSATALLAGAALAVALSVVFVALSPIQTITSEIAGRTRPTLFDLLVALLSAVAGAYALIRGRGGTVVGVAIAIALMPPLAVVGFGIATRNWTVFAGAMLLFTTNAVTIALTAALVARLYGFGGHLSRHHTGWQLALFVGAVGLLSVPLVSALRQIAFEAVAQRQVRDTIRNRFPDAARLSQLDIDYARDPIRVRAVVLTPSLDPQADRVLVADLRARLKRPIDLHVDQLRVSPDANGVEAAQIARAAEPREDIASAARDRAVADLALVAGVAPDKVAIDANDRTLRTTAAPLPGLGLDGYRALEARADRLLTQWRILLAPPADVPLSPVPIVEGVVDITALDSLAWGAIRLNRPLSVDGGTLAQRRAVAAALIARGARAAAGNAGGRLRASWQPEPAAPTEQSTPEQAS; encoded by the coding sequence TTGACTGACGAACGAACGACGACGATCGCACCACCGCTGGTCGTCCGGCGACAAAAGCTGCGCCGCTGGTGGTCGATGTGGGTGACAGGCGGGGTCGATCACGATGCGGTGCTCCGCCAGATCGCGGGCGATTCCGGCTGGTCCGGTCGCTATGCCTTCCTGATCGTCATCTCCGCCGCGATCTCGCTGCTCGGATTGCTGATGCCGTCGGTTGCGGTGCTGATCGGCGCGATGCTGTTGTCGCCGCTCATGATGCCGATCATCGGCCTCGGCTTCGGCATTGCCACCTTCGATACCGTCGCGATGCGGCGCAGCGCCACCGCGCTGCTCGCCGGCGCGGCGCTCGCGGTCGCGCTGTCGGTGGTTTTCGTTGCGCTCTCGCCGATCCAGACGATCACCAGCGAGATCGCGGGGCGCACCCGCCCGACCCTCTTCGACCTGCTCGTCGCGCTTCTTTCGGCGGTTGCCGGCGCCTATGCCCTGATCCGCGGCCGGGGCGGCACGGTCGTGGGCGTGGCGATCGCGATCGCGCTAATGCCGCCGCTCGCGGTCGTCGGCTTCGGCATCGCAACGCGCAACTGGACGGTCTTCGCGGGCGCGATGCTGCTGTTCACCACCAATGCGGTCACGATCGCGCTGACCGCCGCGCTGGTCGCGCGTCTGTACGGCTTCGGCGGCCACCTGTCGCGCCATCATACCGGGTGGCAGCTCGCGCTCTTCGTCGGCGCGGTCGGGCTGCTGTCGGTCCCGCTGGTTTCTGCGCTGCGCCAGATCGCGTTCGAGGCGGTCGCACAGCGGCAGGTGCGTGATACGATCCGCAACCGCTTCCCCGACGCAGCGCGGCTCAGTCAGCTCGACATCGACTATGCGCGTGATCCGATCCGGGTGCGGGCGGTGGTTCTAACGCCGTCGCTCGATCCGCAGGCGGATCGTGTACTGGTCGCCGATCTGCGCGCGCGGCTCAAACGCCCGATCGATCTGCACGTCGACCAATTGCGCGTCAGCCCCGACGCCAATGGGGTCGAGGCGGCGCAAATCGCGCGCGCCGCAGAGCCACGCGAGGATATCGCCAGCGCGGCGCGCGATCGTGCCGTCGCCGATCTTGCGCTGGTCGCGGGCGTCGCGCCGGACAAGGTCGCCATCGACGCCAACGATCGAACGCTGCGCACCACCGCCGCGCCGCTACCCGGCCTCGGGCTGGATGGCTATCGTGCGTTGGAGGCGCGCGCGGACCGGCTGCTGACCCAATGGCGCATCCTGCTCGCGCCACCGGCCGACGTGCCGCTGTCGCCTGTTCCGATCGTCGAGGGCGTGGTCGATATCACCGCGCTCGACTCGCTTGCCTGGGGCGCGATCCGGCTGAACCGCCCGCTTTCGGTCGATGGCGGCACGCTCGCGCAGCGCCGCGCCGTCGCCGCAGCGCTGATCGCGCGCGGTGCTCGGGCGGCGGCCGGCAACGCAGGAGGGCGCCTGCGCGCATCATGGCAGCCGGAGCCCGCCGCCCCCACAGAGCAATCAACCCCGGAGCAGGCGAGTTAA
- the mltG gene encoding endolytic transglycosylase MltG, protein MRRLGCFALVAGLLLIAAGFWVGYGWKGAGPLPRAATVEIAEGSSLAAAARTLEKAGVIASASRFRLQARIFGSDAPIKAGEYAFPDHASAAQVLAILQGGKAVQRLVVVPEGLPSVMVRDALLKAQTLTGDVRVPAEGSVLPDGYTFERGEPRTAVLARMQAAMKTYLATAWKTRKPGAVVRTPEQAVILASIVEKETGKPEERRTVAAVYGNRLRLGMPLQADPTVIYPITKGRPLGRRIRQSELRAKNGYNTYAEAGLPVGPIANPGRRSIDAVLDPAQTKALYFVADGSGGHVFADTLAEHNANVKKWYAIRRARGEM, encoded by the coding sequence ATGCGCAGGCTCGGCTGCTTCGCTCTTGTCGCCGGCCTGCTGCTGATCGCGGCCGGCTTCTGGGTCGGGTACGGCTGGAAGGGCGCCGGCCCGTTGCCGCGCGCGGCCACCGTCGAGATCGCCGAGGGATCGAGCCTCGCCGCGGCGGCGCGCACGCTGGAGAAGGCCGGGGTGATCGCCTCGGCCAGCCGCTTCCGCCTGCAGGCGCGGATCTTCGGGTCGGACGCGCCGATCAAGGCCGGCGAATATGCGTTTCCGGATCATGCCAGCGCGGCGCAGGTGCTTGCGATCCTGCAAGGCGGCAAGGCGGTGCAACGGCTGGTGGTGGTGCCCGAAGGGCTGCCATCGGTGATGGTGCGCGACGCCTTGTTGAAGGCGCAAACGCTGACCGGTGACGTCAGGGTGCCCGCGGAAGGCTCGGTACTGCCGGACGGTTACACGTTCGAGCGCGGCGAGCCGCGCACGGCGGTGCTGGCACGGATGCAGGCGGCGATGAAGACCTATCTCGCCACGGCATGGAAGACGCGCAAGCCGGGTGCCGTGGTCAGGACACCCGAACAGGCGGTCATCCTCGCCTCGATCGTCGAGAAGGAAACCGGCAAGCCCGAGGAGCGGCGGACGGTGGCGGCGGTCTATGGCAACCGGCTGCGGCTGGGTATGCCGTTGCAGGCCGATCCGACCGTCATCTACCCGATCACCAAGGGGCGGCCGCTGGGACGGCGCATCCGCCAGTCGGAGCTGCGCGCGAAGAACGGCTATAACACCTATGCCGAGGCGGGCCTGCCGGTCGGCCCTATCGCCAATCCGGGACGGCGATCGATCGATGCGGTGCTCGATCCGGCGCAGACGAAGGCGCTGTATTTCGTCGCCGACGGCAGCGGAGGGCATGTCTTTGCGGATACGTTGGCCGAGCATAATGCCAATGTGAAGAAATGGTATGCGATCCGCCGCGCGCGTGGGGAAATGTAG
- the fabF gene encoding beta-ketoacyl-ACP synthase II, translating into MRRVVVTGLGLVTPLGADVETAWANLIAGKSGAGPITRFDTTGQKCLIACEVKPKDHEYGFDPDKRVDHKVQRQVDPFIVYGIDAAGQALEDAGLTEMDEEMRMRAGVSIGSGIGGLPGIEIESINLHERGPGRVSPHFVHGRLINLISGQVSIKYGLMGPNHAVVTACSTGAHSIGDAARMIRDDDADIMLAGGAESTVNPLGVAGFAQARALNTSMNDRPEQASRPYDKDRDGFVMGEGAGVIVLEEYEHAKARGAKIYAEVVGYGLSGDAYHVTAPHPEGKGAELAMRMALRKAGMTPADIDYINAHGTSTMADTIELAAAKRVFGDDLSGASMSSTKSAIGHLLGGAGAVESIFCILALRDQIVPPTLNLDNPDEGTEGVDLVPHHAKKRPVRAVLNNSFGFGGTNASLVMKAI; encoded by the coding sequence ATGCGTCGCGTCGTCGTCACCGGACTTGGCCTCGTCACCCCGCTCGGGGCGGATGTGGAAACCGCCTGGGCGAACCTGATCGCCGGAAAATCGGGCGCGGGTCCGATCACGCGCTTCGACACTACCGGGCAGAAATGCCTGATCGCGTGCGAGGTGAAGCCGAAGGACCATGAATATGGCTTCGACCCGGACAAGCGTGTCGACCACAAGGTCCAGCGACAGGTTGATCCGTTTATCGTCTATGGCATCGACGCGGCGGGGCAGGCGCTCGAGGACGCCGGGCTGACCGAGATGGACGAAGAGATGCGGATGCGTGCCGGCGTGTCGATCGGTTCGGGGATCGGCGGGCTTCCGGGGATCGAGATCGAATCGATCAATCTGCACGAGCGTGGCCCTGGCCGGGTGAGCCCGCATTTCGTCCACGGCCGCCTCATCAACCTGATTTCGGGGCAGGTTTCGATCAAATACGGGCTGATGGGGCCGAATCACGCCGTCGTCACCGCATGCTCGACCGGCGCGCATTCGATTGGCGACGCAGCGCGGATGATCCGCGACGACGACGCCGACATCATGCTGGCGGGCGGCGCGGAGAGCACGGTCAACCCGCTCGGTGTCGCGGGCTTTGCGCAGGCGCGCGCGCTCAACACCAGCATGAACGACCGGCCCGAGCAGGCCAGCCGGCCCTATGACAAGGATCGCGACGGCTTCGTGATGGGCGAGGGCGCGGGGGTGATCGTGCTCGAGGAATATGAGCACGCCAAGGCGCGCGGTGCGAAGATCTATGCCGAGGTCGTGGGCTATGGCCTGTCGGGCGATGCCTATCACGTCACCGCGCCACACCCGGAGGGCAAGGGCGCGGAACTGGCGATGCGCATGGCGCTGCGCAAGGCGGGGATGACCCCGGCCGACATCGACTATATCAACGCCCACGGCACCTCGACGATGGCCGACACGATCGAGCTGGCGGCGGCGAAGCGCGTGTTCGGCGACGATCTGTCGGGCGCTTCGATGTCGAGCACCAAGTCGGCGATCGGGCATTTGCTGGGCGGCGCGGGCGCGGTGGAGAGCATCTTCTGCATCCTCGCGCTGCGTGATCAGATCGTGCCGCCAACACTCAACCTCGACAATCCCGACGAGGGGACCGAGGGTGTCGATCTGGTCCCGCATCATGCCAAGAAGCGTCCGGTGCGCGCGGTGCTGAACAATTCGTTCGGCTTCGGCGGCACCAACGCGTCGCTGGTGATGAAGGCGATCTGA
- a CDS encoding acyl carrier protein has product MSETADRVKKIVVEHLGVEADKVTEDASFIDDLGADSLDIVELVMAFEEEFGVEIPDDAAEKISTVKDAITYIDEHKG; this is encoded by the coding sequence ATGAGCGAGACCGCCGACCGCGTGAAGAAGATCGTCGTCGAGCATCTCGGCGTCGAAGCCGACAAGGTGACCGAGGACGCGAGCTTCATCGACGATCTGGGCGCGGACAGCCTCGACATCGTCGAGCTGGTCATGGCGTTCGAGGAGGAGTTCGGGGTGGAAATCCCGGACGATGCCGCCGAGAAGATCTCGACCGTCAAGGACGCGATCACCTATATCGACGAGCATAAGGGCTGA
- a CDS encoding acyltransferase family protein, whose amino-acid sequence MPHADDRPHRRHRGIDGWRAVAAGFVVFSHAINFRFRIPAESAMHLVERVSEPLSQIGVQLFFVISGFIITSLMLREEAKRGRVSIAAFYARRFCRILPPLLAYFAVVGLLSAAGALTLPADSFASAATFTCNIGFVDCDWWVAHTWSLAVEEQFYLAWPLLIALAAPRWRVPLLIAALIGCTVGIAMKPYIFHSNFTSFGCVAAGALYALSPALEARASALPPRRYGWLRLHCWWLAR is encoded by the coding sequence ATGCCGCACGCCGATGACCGGCCCCACCGCCGGCACCGCGGCATCGATGGCTGGCGCGCGGTCGCGGCCGGGTTCGTCGTCTTCTCGCATGCGATCAACTTCCGCTTCCGCATTCCGGCGGAGTCGGCAATGCATCTGGTGGAGCGGGTGTCCGAACCGCTCTCGCAGATCGGCGTTCAGTTGTTCTTCGTCATCAGCGGCTTCATCATCACCTCGCTGATGCTGCGCGAAGAGGCGAAGCGGGGTCGCGTCAGCATCGCCGCTTTCTACGCACGCCGCTTCTGCCGCATCCTGCCCCCGCTGCTTGCCTATTTTGCGGTGGTCGGCCTGCTCTCCGCCGCTGGTGCGCTCACGCTGCCGGCCGACAGCTTCGCCAGCGCGGCGACCTTCACCTGCAACATCGGCTTCGTCGATTGCGATTGGTGGGTGGCGCACACCTGGTCGCTGGCGGTCGAGGAGCAATTCTATCTCGCCTGGCCGCTGCTGATCGCGCTCGCCGCGCCGCGCTGGCGCGTGCCGCTGCTGATCGCGGCGCTGATCGGCTGCACGGTCGGAATTGCGATGAAGCCGTATATTTTCCACAGCAACTTCACGTCGTTCGGCTGCGTCGCAGCCGGCGCGCTCTACGCGCTGAGCCCCGCGTTAGAAGCGCGTGCCAGCGCGCTACCGCCACGCCGGTATGGCTGGCTGCGGTTGCACTGCTGGTGGTTGGCCCGCTGA
- the fabD gene encoding ACP S-malonyltransferase, with translation MRAFIFPGQGSQAVGMGAALADASVVAREVFGEVDEALGQNLRRLMAEGPADELTLTENAQPAIMANAIATLRVLTREGNVRLAEKADYVAGHSLGEYSALCGAEALDLGTTARLLKTRGRAMQAAVPVGEGAMAALLGADVEKAQAIAGAAVDLILTETGETLVCTVANDNDPSQVVISGHRVAVERAVALAKEMGAKRAVLLPVSAPFHCAMMEDAARVMEGALAEADLRAPLVPVFANVDAAAVADPGAIRRLLVEQVTGRVRWRESVLAMVEAGVTEVVEFGGKVLSPMVKRIAPDVEAVSVVSMDDIEALLKRL, from the coding sequence ATGCGCGCGTTCATCTTTCCCGGTCAGGGCAGCCAGGCGGTCGGCATGGGGGCGGCACTCGCCGATGCCTCGGTGGTGGCGCGCGAAGTGTTCGGCGAGGTCGACGAGGCGTTGGGGCAGAATCTTCGCAGGCTGATGGCGGAAGGTCCGGCCGACGAACTGACCCTGACCGAGAATGCGCAGCCGGCGATCATGGCCAATGCGATCGCCACGCTGCGCGTGCTGACGCGTGAGGGCAATGTGCGGCTGGCCGAAAAGGCCGATTACGTCGCCGGGCATTCGCTGGGCGAATATAGCGCATTGTGCGGCGCCGAAGCGCTCGACCTCGGCACGACCGCGCGGCTGCTCAAGACGCGCGGCCGCGCGATGCAGGCGGCGGTCCCGGTCGGCGAGGGAGCGATGGCGGCGTTGCTGGGCGCCGACGTCGAAAAGGCGCAGGCGATCGCTGGCGCGGCGGTCGACCTGATCCTGACAGAAACCGGCGAGACGCTGGTTTGCACCGTCGCCAACGACAATGATCCGTCGCAAGTGGTGATCTCCGGTCATCGTGTCGCGGTCGAACGCGCGGTGGCGCTCGCCAAGGAGATGGGCGCGAAGCGTGCGGTGCTGTTGCCGGTATCGGCGCCGTTCCACTGCGCGATGATGGAGGATGCGGCGCGGGTCATGGAGGGCGCGCTGGCGGAGGCCGATCTCCGCGCGCCGCTGGTGCCGGTCTTCGCCAACGTCGACGCCGCGGCGGTCGCCGATCCCGGCGCGATCCGGCGCTTGCTGGTCGAGCAGGTGACGGGCCGGGTGCGATGGCGCGAATCGGTGCTGGCCATGGTGGAGGCCGGCGTGACCGAAGTCGTCGAGTTCGGCGGCAAGGTCCTGTCGCCGATGGTCAAGCGGATCGCGCCGGATGTGGAGGCGGTGAGCGTGGTTTCGATGGACGATATCGAGGCGTTGCTGAAGCGGCTGTAA
- the rpsF gene encoding 30S ribosomal protein S6, whose product MALYEHVFLARQDLAQAQVDTLAETATKIVEERGGKVVKTETWGLRSLAYRIAKNRKAHYVMLEIDAPGDTVAELERQTSINEDVIRYMTVRVDGHEEGPTVMMRKQERDRERRSDREGGRDGGRGERGDRGDRGDRGPRRDREEEAA is encoded by the coding sequence ATGGCTCTGTACGAGCATGTGTTCCTTGCGCGCCAGGATCTGGCACAGGCGCAGGTGGACACGCTGGCGGAAACCGCCACCAAGATCGTCGAGGAACGTGGCGGCAAGGTCGTCAAGACCGAGACCTGGGGCTTGCGTTCGCTCGCCTATCGCATCGCGAAGAACCGCAAGGCGCACTACGTGATGCTCGAGATCGACGCACCGGGCGACACCGTCGCCGAGCTGGAGCGTCAGACCAGCATCAACGAGGACGTGATCCGCTACATGACCGTCCGCGTCGACGGCCACGAAGAAGGTCCGACCGTGATGATGCGCAAGCAGGAGCGCGACCGTGAGCGCCGCAGCGACCGCGAAGGCGGCCGTGATGGTGGCCGTGGCGAGCGTGGTGACCGCGGCGATCGTGGTGACCGTGGCCCCCGTCGTGACCGTGAAGAGGAGGCCGCATAA
- the rpsR gene encoding 30S ribosomal protein S18, whose product MARPFFRRRKSCPFSAKDAPRIDYKDVRLLQGFVSERGKIVPSRITSVSAKKQRELAQAIKRARHLGLLPYVVK is encoded by the coding sequence ATGGCGCGTCCGTTTTTCCGCCGCCGCAAGTCGTGCCCGTTCAGCGCCAAGGATGCGCCCCGGATCGACTATAAGGACGTCCGTCTGCTCCAGGGCTTCGTGTCCGAGCGTGGCAAGATCGTTCCGTCGCGCATCACCTCGGTGAGCGCCAAGAAGCAGCGCGAGCTGGCGCAGGCGATCAAGCGCGCCCGCCACCTGGGCCTGCTGCCCTACGTCGTGAAGTAA
- the rplI gene encoding 50S ribosomal protein L9 produces MDIILLERVEKLGGIGDVVKVKDGFARNYLLPNKKALRANEANRKVFEANRARIESENANRRGEAEKEAGSFKDAQITLIRQSSNTGQLYGSVAVRDLVEALVADGHKVTKSQVVLDRPIKSIGLYDVKVQLHPEVVVNVKVNVARSPEEAEMQSAGVDVMQQVFEEGRDQGGFTEDYDPNAEPGATAEAQSDDAQG; encoded by the coding sequence ATGGATATCATCCTGCTTGAGCGCGTCGAGAAGCTCGGCGGCATCGGCGACGTGGTGAAGGTCAAGGACGGGTTCGCCCGTAACTACCTGCTCCCGAACAAGAAGGCGCTGCGCGCCAACGAAGCCAACCGCAAGGTCTTCGAGGCGAACCGCGCCCGCATCGAGAGCGAGAACGCCAACCGTCGCGGCGAGGCCGAGAAGGAAGCGGGCTCGTTCAAGGACGCGCAGATCACGCTGATCCGTCAGTCGTCGAACACCGGCCAGCTCTACGGCTCGGTCGCGGTCCGCGATCTGGTCGAGGCGCTGGTGGCCGATGGTCACAAGGTGACCAAGAGCCAGGTGGTGCTGGATCGTCCGATCAAGTCGATCGGCCTGTACGACGTCAAGGTGCAGCTGCACCCGGAAGTCGTCGTGAACGTCAAGGTCAACGTCGCGCGCTCGCCCGAAGAGGCCGAGATGCAGTCGGCAGGTGTCGACGTCATGCAGCAGGTCTTCGAAGAAGGTCGCGATCAGGGCGGCTTCACCGAGGATTACGATCCCAATGCCGAGCCGGGCGCGACCGCCGAGGCTCAGTCGGACGACGCGCAGGGCTGA
- a CDS encoding NAD(P)/FAD-dependent oxidoreductase, which translates to MTYDIAIVGAGIAGASLAAAIGDRARVLLLEGEERPGYHATGRSAAFWSETYGGPDIQPLTTASGVALQVGGYLDPLGAVHIGRDDDAAAIAALLDEFAATPVALSAVDPQPLIPGLRADWTLGVSEPTCAYIDVARLHGDYLAQAARSGTSTVNSARLSSAVRRDGVWRIETEDGRSFEATILVDAAGAWADEVAVRSGVRPIGITPYRRTMVQLQTDPPVPATLPFVIDVRGGFYFKPEAGGRLWLSPHDEHPVVAHDVTAEELDIAIAIDRLERVVNWRVVRVERHWAGLRSFAPDRLPVYGMAEAGFFWFAGQGGFGIQTAPAAAQIGAALLLDTPLSVGLDAERYTPRRFGY; encoded by the coding sequence ATGACCTACGACATCGCGATCGTGGGCGCCGGGATCGCCGGCGCCAGCCTCGCCGCGGCGATCGGCGACCGTGCGCGCGTGCTGCTGCTCGAAGGGGAGGAGCGTCCCGGCTACCACGCGACGGGGCGTTCGGCCGCGTTCTGGTCCGAAACCTACGGCGGGCCGGACATCCAGCCGCTGACCACCGCATCCGGCGTGGCGTTGCAGGTGGGCGGCTATCTCGATCCGCTCGGCGCGGTCCATATCGGGCGCGACGACGATGCCGCAGCGATCGCGGCATTGCTCGACGAATTCGCCGCGACTCCGGTCGCGCTGTCGGCGGTCGATCCGCAGCCGCTGATCCCCGGATTGCGCGCGGACTGGACGCTGGGGGTCAGCGAGCCGACCTGCGCCTATATCGATGTGGCGCGGCTGCACGGCGACTATCTGGCGCAGGCGGCACGTAGCGGAACCTCGACGGTGAACTCGGCGCGTTTGTCGTCGGCGGTCCGGCGGGACGGCGTGTGGCGGATCGAGACCGAGGATGGCCGCTCATTCGAGGCCACGATCCTCGTCGATGCGGCGGGCGCGTGGGCCGATGAAGTCGCGGTGCGCAGCGGCGTGCGGCCGATCGGGATCACGCCCTATCGCCGGACGATGGTGCAGCTACAGACCGACCCGCCCGTACCCGCGACGCTGCCGTTCGTCATCGACGTGCGCGGCGGTTTCTACTTCAAGCCAGAGGCTGGCGGCCGGCTGTGGCTCAGCCCGCATGACGAGCATCCGGTCGTGGCGCATGATGTCACGGCCGAGGAACTCGACATCGCGATCGCGATCGACCGGCTTGAGCGGGTGGTGAACTGGCGGGTCGTGCGGGTCGAGCGGCACTGGGCCGGGCTGCGATCGTTCGCGCCGGATCGGCTGCCGGTCTACGGCATGGCGGAGGCGGGGTTCTTCTGGTTCGCCGGACAAGGCGGGTTCGGGATTCAGACCGCACCTGCGGCTGCGCAAATCGGTGCAGCACTTCTGCTCGACACGCCGCTGTCAGTGGGGCTCGACGCCGAACGCTACACACCTCGACGGTTTGGCTACTGA
- a CDS encoding alpha/beta hydrolase translates to MSMTTDPAAMRRALPADARLSFDVAADGWRLRRFSRDERGRGALMFQGGRGDMIEKYLEAFGDWHDRGWAVTAFDWRGQGGSGRLGVDPHVGHCDDFAPLIADLAEVWPNWTAQQDGPHVIVGHSMGGYLVLRALLDGVIRADAVVLVAPMLGLRSPVGAWLGTRVAQAMRRIGDPARPAWKSHERPGMLPRQRLLTGDDARYADEEWWLTAQPELRLGPPSWAWLAEAFAATARLRADPGLGALSTPVLMLVADNDRLVVPHAAAQVATRLPNATLVRFGAGAAHELLREADPVRARAMAAIDAFLDRHAA, encoded by the coding sequence ATGTCGATGACGACCGATCCCGCCGCGATGCGCCGCGCCCTTCCGGCCGATGCGCGCTTGTCCTTCGATGTCGCGGCGGATGGATGGCGATTACGCCGCTTTTCGCGCGACGAGCGGGGGCGCGGGGCGCTGATGTTCCAGGGCGGCCGCGGCGACATGATCGAGAAGTATCTGGAGGCGTTCGGCGATTGGCACGATCGCGGCTGGGCGGTGACCGCGTTCGACTGGCGCGGGCAGGGTGGGTCGGGCCGACTCGGCGTCGACCCGCATGTCGGGCATTGCGACGATTTCGCCCCGCTGATCGCCGATTTGGCAGAGGTATGGCCCAATTGGACCGCGCAGCAGGACGGACCGCACGTGATCGTCGGACATTCGATGGGCGGGTACCTCGTACTGCGCGCGTTGCTCGACGGCGTCATCCGCGCCGATGCGGTGGTGCTGGTCGCACCGATGCTCGGGTTGCGCTCACCGGTCGGTGCATGGCTGGGGACGCGCGTGGCGCAGGCGATGCGGCGGATCGGCGACCCGGCGCGCCCGGCGTGGAAAAGCCATGAACGTCCCGGCATGTTGCCGCGGCAACGGCTGCTGACCGGCGACGACGCGCGCTACGCCGACGAGGAATGGTGGCTGACCGCGCAACCGGAGCTGCGACTCGGGCCGCCGAGCTGGGCATGGCTGGCGGAGGCATTTGCGGCGACCGCACGGCTGCGCGCCGATCCCGGGTTGGGCGCGCTGTCGACGCCGGTGCTGATGCTGGTCGCCGACAATGATCGGCTCGTCGTTCCGCATGCCGCGGCGCAGGTCGCGACGCGTTTGCCGAATGCGACATTGGTGCGGTTCGGCGCCGGGGCTGCGCACGAATTGCTGCGCGAGGCCGATCCGGTGCGGGCCCGCGCGATGGCGGCGATCGACGCGTTCCTCGATCGTCACGCGGCATGA